From the Accumulibacter sp. genome, one window contains:
- a CDS encoding Ig-like domain-containing protein encodes MATYSWSSLTDGSTIVFDPTADLLDFGSIAAASVEVVALDATTTLFRASGKSVSFTGFGVTQIVSRDLFGSGFRNVVTSTWSRIMVGDNALAGGGDDGPNVLTGHVFGNDLLLGLGGDDSLDGGGGSDVLDGGAGNDTLRGGSSSSDIATASYASAASGVTVSLALLGVAQNTGGAGTDTLFNIDNLWGSAFADQLTGGTGNNLIRGGGGDDLLDGGGGTDTADYSDAAAGVTVNLGLVGAQNTGLAGVDTLTNFENANGSRYADVLTGSAAANVLDGGAGDDLLSGMGGADRLIGASGDDTLSGGDGNDTLVAGIGNDELDGGGDVDTADYSAATQAVALDLDAGTAAIGGGPLKSVLAVENAVGTATADLLTGSSGNNALSGGNGDDTLAGLAGDDTLDGGSGTDTASYAAASAGVTVNLSLAGAQPTGGAGSDTLISIERLLGSSFADTLTGNGSSNIIDGGLGDDVLDGGGGYDAVSFISASGAVSVNLGVSTPQNTLGAGIDTLLNIEGVEGSAFADQLTGNDAANELSGYLGDDSIAGMGGADTLRGWDGNDNIQGGSGNDILCGGVGDDLLDGGADFDRVSYSLAAGPVSVDLRVVGPQATGEGSDTLVNVEDVDGGAFADTLIGNGVANVLAGNGGNDTLNGFAGNDTLAGATGSDQLDGGEGNDILQGGIHADTLQGALGDDYLEGGSCDYYYTGSNYAPLAGTDGDSMAGGAGNDSYQVTATATQQWFEVSGGYSLTTSIGFSPDLVSENPDEGSDTVEAYVSYTLPANVENLVLMERTFDINGTGNALNNVLTGNSDENVIDGAGGNDTLAGGAGNDTLTGGAGSDAFAAAADSGVDTVTDFAAGAGGDRALVATAAFSNYTPGNDPFASGHARLTQSGADTLLELDKDGAGAAFSFQTALILKNVVTASLVPGNLVWPSVSHAPSGADKTVSTHEGNPHVFTAADFGFSDPADSPANALLAVRISTLPAAGSLTLAGLPVAPGQFISASDLAAGQLVFTPAANASGNAYASFSFQVQDDGGTAIGGADLDPTPNLITVDVTSVNDAPSGADTTVSTHEDNPYVFTAADFGFSDAADSPANALLAVRISTLPAAGSLTLAGISVTPGQSISVADLAAGQLVFTPAAKASGNAYATFSFQVQDDGGTALGGADLDPTPNLITVDVTPVNDAPSGADKAVSTREDNPYVFSAADFGFSDAADSPANALVAVRISTLPAAGSLTLAGIPVTPGQSISVADLAAGQLVFTPAANASGNASASFSFQVQDDGGTADGGADLDPTPNLITIDLTPVNDAPSGADNTVSTYEDNPYVFDAADFGFSDATDTPANALLAVRIGTLPVAGSLTLSGAAVSPGQTITASDIVAGNLVFTPAANASGNAYASFSFQVQDDGGTVGGGIDLDPSANAITIDVRPLVGGDGDDHLPGGPNDNTLEGLGGNDTLDGGAGNDTLAGGAGDDRLLGGPGTDTARYSDAGSGVTVTLATQGVPQNTSGAGLDTLIGIENLVGSAFADTLTGDGNANRLEGGSGDDALDGGAGNDSLDGGTGNDRLWGGSGADSLLGGDGSDLYYVDHGGDNVTETNANPASGGTDQVYSYLSTYTLTAHVENGRILASGAANLTGNALDNLLYAGSGHNLLDGAGGNDTVSYLYGASGGVSISLAIAGAQATGGSGSDTLMSIEHLIGSNQDDSLAGDGNANRLEGGNGNDMLAGGAGNDTLSGSAGNDTASYADAASGVSVSLAIAAPQATGGSGTDTLIAIENLGGSTWDDTLRGDGNANRLSGAQGNDFLNGDAGNDTLDGGAGNDRLWGGSGADSLIGGDGSDFYYVDDAGDSVNETDANPATGGTDQVFSYAAAYTLGAHIENGRILATGAANITGNALDNLLDAGTGANLLDGAGGNDTVSYLYAVSGSGVSVSLALAGAQATGGSGSDTLAGIENLSGSTYDDTLTGDANANRLSGAQGNDFLNGGAGNDTLDGGAGNDRLWGGSGADSLVGGDGSDLYYLDDAGDSVSESNANPATGGTDQVLSYLASTTLGAHVENGRILTTGAANLAGNALDNLLDAGTGANLLDGAGGNDTVSYLYGASSGVSVSLAIAGAQATGGSGSDTVTGIENLSGSTYDDTLTGDANANRLTGAQGNDFLNGGAGNDSLDGGAGNDTLWGGTGADSLSGGDGADLYYVDHAGDSVSESNANPATGGIDQVFSYLAAYTLGANVENGRILATGAASLGGNALANLLYAGAGANVLDGGSGNDTASYLYGASSGVSVSLAVAGAQTTGGSGSDTLTGIENLVGSAYSDTLSGDGGANLLSGGNGNDTLSGGLGADTFRFDMLPNAATNRDTISDFNVLDDTIELENAIFTALLSPGTLAAGSFRSGAGLTTAADADDYLIYDSTSGALYYDANGNAGAGPVQIATLASGLALSHLDFLVT; translated from the coding sequence ATGGCCACGTATTCCTGGAGTTCGCTGACCGATGGGTCGACGATTGTTTTCGACCCCACGGCCGACTTGCTTGATTTCGGCTCGATTGCCGCAGCCAGTGTGGAGGTCGTTGCGCTCGACGCGACCACCACGCTGTTCCGGGCGTCCGGCAAGAGCGTGAGCTTCACCGGGTTCGGAGTGACGCAGATCGTCTCACGCGACCTCTTCGGAAGTGGGTTCCGCAACGTGGTGACGTCCACCTGGAGCCGGATCATGGTCGGTGACAACGCGCTGGCCGGCGGTGGCGATGATGGACCGAACGTGCTCACCGGCCACGTCTTTGGGAACGACTTGCTGCTGGGCCTTGGTGGCGACGATTCGCTCGACGGCGGCGGGGGTTCGGACGTGCTCGATGGCGGTGCCGGCAACGACACGCTTCGGGGAGGCAGTTCTTCGTCGGACATCGCGACCGCCAGCTACGCGTCCGCCGCCTCCGGCGTCACCGTCAGCCTTGCTTTGCTGGGAGTTGCCCAGAACACCGGCGGAGCAGGGACCGATACCCTCTTCAACATCGACAATCTGTGGGGCAGCGCCTTCGCTGATCAGCTCACGGGTGGCACTGGCAACAACTTGATCCGCGGTGGCGGCGGTGACGACCTCCTCGATGGCGGTGGCGGTACGGACACGGCCGACTACTCGGATGCGGCTGCCGGAGTCACCGTCAATCTCGGCCTCGTCGGCGCCCAGAATACGGGGTTGGCCGGCGTCGATACCCTGACCAATTTCGAGAACGCGAACGGCAGCCGCTACGCCGATGTCCTGACCGGCTCGGCGGCGGCGAACGTCCTTGACGGGGGCGCCGGAGACGACCTCCTGTCCGGAATGGGCGGGGCCGACCGGCTGATCGGAGCGAGCGGCGACGATACGCTCTCCGGTGGCGATGGCAACGACACCCTCGTTGCCGGCATCGGCAACGACGAGCTGGACGGTGGCGGCGACGTCGACACGGCGGACTACTCCGCAGCGACACAGGCGGTCGCGCTCGACCTGGATGCCGGGACGGCCGCCATCGGTGGCGGGCCGCTCAAGTCGGTGCTCGCTGTGGAAAATGCTGTCGGAACGGCGACCGCGGACCTGCTCACCGGCAGCTCCGGCAACAACGCCCTGTCCGGCGGAAACGGTGACGACACCCTTGCCGGCCTGGCGGGTGACGACACTCTCGACGGCGGCTCGGGTACCGATACCGCAAGTTATGCGGCGGCATCGGCGGGTGTCACGGTCAACCTTTCGCTGGCTGGCGCGCAGCCAACTGGCGGTGCTGGAAGCGACACGTTGATCAGTATCGAGCGGCTTCTTGGAAGTTCCTTCGCTGACACGCTGACCGGCAACGGCAGTTCCAACATCATCGACGGTGGTTTGGGTGACGACGTCCTTGACGGCGGCGGCGGTTACGATGCGGTGTCATTCATTTCGGCCAGTGGGGCCGTATCCGTCAATCTGGGCGTGTCAACTCCGCAGAACACGCTCGGTGCCGGCATCGACACGCTGCTCAATATCGAAGGCGTCGAAGGCAGCGCGTTTGCTGATCAGTTGACGGGTAACGATGCAGCGAATGAGCTCAGCGGCTACCTGGGCGACGACAGCATCGCCGGGATGGGTGGGGCCGACACGCTGCGTGGTTGGGATGGCAACGACAATATCCAGGGGGGCAGCGGCAACGATATCCTCTGCGGGGGAGTGGGTGATGACCTCCTCGACGGTGGGGCGGACTTCGATCGCGTTTCCTATTCTTTGGCGGCAGGCCCAGTGAGTGTCGATCTTCGGGTCGTCGGACCACAGGCGACCGGGGAGGGCAGCGATACCTTGGTGAATGTCGAAGACGTCGATGGTGGCGCCTTCGCCGACACGCTGATTGGCAACGGCGTCGCGAATGTGCTCGCAGGCAACGGCGGAAATGACACGCTCAATGGCTTCGCCGGCAACGACACGCTTGCTGGTGCGACGGGATCCGATCAGCTCGACGGCGGTGAAGGCAATGACATCCTGCAAGGCGGGATTCACGCTGATACCTTGCAGGGAGCTTTGGGCGACGATTACCTTGAAGGAGGATCCTGCGACTACTACTACACGGGCTCCAACTACGCTCCGCTGGCGGGCACGGATGGTGACAGCATGGCCGGGGGCGCAGGCAACGACTCCTACCAGGTGACCGCCACCGCGACGCAGCAGTGGTTCGAGGTCTCGGGCGGCTACAGTTTGACGACTTCAATTGGCTTTTCTCCCGATCTGGTCAGCGAAAACCCCGATGAGGGCAGCGACACCGTCGAGGCATACGTCTCCTACACCTTGCCGGCGAACGTCGAGAATCTCGTCCTGATGGAGAGGACCTTCGACATCAACGGCACCGGGAACGCCCTCAACAACGTCCTTACCGGAAACTCCGACGAGAACGTCATCGACGGTGCCGGAGGCAACGACACGCTCGCGGGCGGTGCCGGCAACGACACGCTGACCGGCGGTGCGGGATCGGATGCGTTTGCCGCCGCCGCGGACAGCGGCGTGGACACGGTGACCGACTTTGCTGCGGGCGCGGGTGGCGATCGCGCCCTTGTGGCCACCGCTGCTTTCTCGAACTACACGCCCGGGAACGATCCGTTTGCCAGTGGCCACGCACGTCTGACCCAGTCGGGTGCGGATACGCTTCTCGAACTCGACAAGGACGGCGCAGGCGCGGCGTTTTCATTCCAGACGGCACTGATCCTGAAGAACGTCGTCACGGCAAGTCTGGTGCCAGGGAATCTCGTCTGGCCGTCAGTCAGCCATGCCCCGTCGGGCGCCGACAAGACCGTCAGCACGCACGAGGGCAACCCCCATGTCTTCACCGCTGCCGACTTCGGCTTCAGCGACCCGGCCGACAGTCCTGCCAACGCGCTTCTCGCCGTGCGCATCAGCACACTGCCTGCTGCCGGCAGCCTGACCCTCGCCGGCCTTCCCGTCGCTCCCGGGCAGTTCATCTCCGCTTCCGACCTCGCCGCCGGCCAGCTCGTCTTCACCCCGGCCGCCAACGCCAGCGGCAACGCCTATGCGAGCTTCAGCTTCCAGGTCCAGGACGACGGCGGCACTGCCATCGGCGGCGCCGACCTCGACCCGACGCCGAACCTCATCACGGTCGACGTGACATCGGTCAACGACGCTCCCTCGGGCGCCGACACGACGGTCAGCACGCACGAAGACAACCCCTACGTCTTCACCGCGGCCGATTTCGGCTTCAGCGACGCGGCCGACAGTCCCGCCAACGCGCTCCTCGCCGTGCGTATCAGCACGCTGCCCGCTGCCGGAAGCCTGACCCTCGCCGGCATCTCCGTCACGCCCGGGCAGTCCATCTCGGTTGCCGACCTCGCCGCCGGCCAGCTCGTCTTCACCCCGGCCGCCAAAGCCAGCGGCAACGCTTACGCGACCTTCAGCTTCCAGGTCCAGGACGACGGCGGCACTGCCCTCGGTGGCGCCGACCTCGACCCGACGCCGAACCTCATCACGGTCGACGTGACGCCGGTCAACGACGCTCCGTCGGGCGCCGACAAGGCCGTCAGCACGCGCGAAGACAACCCCTACGTCTTCTCCGCGGCCGATTTCGGCTTCAGCGACGCGGCCGACAGTCCCGCCAACGCGCTCGTCGCCGTGCGCATCAGCACGCTGCCCGCTGCCGGAAGCCTGACCCTCGCCGGCATCCCCGTCACGCCCGGGCAGTCCATCTCGGTTGCCGACCTCGCCGCCGGCCAGCTCGTCTTCACCCCGGCCGCCAACGCCAGCGGCAACGCTTCCGCCAGCTTCAGCTTCCAGGTCCAGGATGACGGTGGCACCGCCGACGGCGGCGCCGACCTCGACCCGACGCCGAACCTCATCACGATCGACTTGACGCCGGTGAACGACGCGCCGTCGGGCGCCGACAACACGGTCAGCACCTACGAAGACAACCCCTACGTCTTCGATGCAGCCGACTTCGGCTTCAGCGACGCAACCGACACCCCTGCCAACGCACTCCTCGCCGTGCGCATCGGCACACTGCCCGTCGCCGGCAGCCTCACCCTCTCGGGCGCTGCCGTCAGCCCCGGGCAGACGATCACCGCCAGCGACATCGTCGCCGGCAACCTCGTTTTCACGCCGGCCGCCAACGCCAGCGGCAACGCCTACGCCAGCTTCAGCTTCCAGGTGCAGGATGACGGCGGCACCGTCGGTGGCGGCATCGACCTCGATCCATCGGCGAACGCCATCACGATCGATGTCAGGCCGTTGGTCGGCGGGGACGGCGACGACCACCTGCCTGGCGGCCCGAACGACAACACGCTCGAGGGTCTTGGCGGCAACGACACCCTCGATGGCGGCGCAGGCAACGACACGCTCGCCGGCGGTGCCGGCGACGACCGGCTGCTCGGAGGGCCGGGGACCGACACGGCGCGCTACAGCGACGCGGGCAGTGGTGTCACCGTCACGCTCGCCACGCAGGGTGTGCCACAGAACACATCCGGCGCCGGCCTCGACACGCTCATCGGCATCGAGAACCTCGTCGGCTCCGCCTTCGCCGACACCCTGACCGGCGACGGCAACGCCAACCGCCTCGAAGGCGGCAGCGGCGATGACGCGCTCGACGGCGGTGCCGGCAACGACAGCCTCGACGGCGGCACCGGCAACGATCGCCTCTGGGGCGGCAGCGGTGCCGACAGCCTGCTCGGCGGCGACGGCTCCGACCTCTACTACGTCGACCACGGCGGTGACAACGTCACCGAAACCAACGCCAATCCCGCGTCTGGTGGAACCGACCAGGTCTACAGCTACCTCTCCACCTACACCCTCACGGCGCACGTCGAGAACGGCCGCATTCTTGCCAGCGGCGCAGCGAACCTCACCGGCAACGCCCTCGACAACCTGCTCTACGCCGGCAGCGGCCACAACCTCCTCGACGGCGCCGGCGGCAACGACACCGTCAGCTACCTCTACGGTGCCAGCGGCGGCGTCAGCATCAGCTTGGCCATTGCCGGCGCGCAGGCGACCGGTGGCTCCGGCAGTGACACCCTCATGTCGATCGAGCACCTCATCGGCTCCAACCAGGACGACAGCCTCGCCGGCGACGGCAACGCCAACCGCCTCGAAGGCGGCAACGGCAACGACATGCTCGCCGGTGGTGCCGGCAACGACACGCTCTCCGGCAGCGCGGGCAACGACACCGCCAGCTACGCCGATGCCGCCAGCGGCGTCAGCGTCAGCCTCGCCATCGCCGCTCCGCAGGCCACCGGCGGCTCCGGCACCGACACCCTGATCGCCATCGAGAACCTCGGCGGATCGACCTGGGACGACACCCTGCGCGGCGACGGCAACGCCAACCGCCTGAGTGGCGCGCAGGGCAACGACTTCCTCAATGGCGACGCCGGCAACGACACCCTGGATGGCGGCGCCGGCAACGACCGCCTCTGGGGCGGCAGCGGCGCCGACAGCCTGATCGGCGGCGACGGCTCCGATTTCTACTACGTCGATGACGCCGGCGACAGCGTCAACGAGACCGACGCCAACCCCGCCACCGGCGGCACCGACCAGGTCTTCAGTTACGCCGCCGCCTACACCCTCGGCGCCCACATCGAGAACGGCCGCATCCTCGCCACCGGCGCCGCCAACATCACCGGCAACGCCCTCGACAACCTCCTCGACGCCGGCACCGGCGCCAACCTCCTCGATGGCGCCGGCGGCAACGACACCGTCAGCTACCTCTACGCCGTCAGCGGCAGCGGCGTCAGCGTCAGCCTCGCCCTTGCCGGCGCGCAAGCGACCGGCGGCTCCGGCAGCGACACCCTCGCCGGAATCGAGAACCTCAGTGGCTCCACCTACGACGACACCCTCACCGGCGACGCCAACGCCAACCGCCTCAGTGGCGCGCAGGGCAACGACTTCCTCAATGGCGGTGCCGGCAACGACACCCTCGACGGCGGCGCCGGCAACGACCGCCTCTGGGGCGGCAGCGGTGCCGATAGCCTGGTCGGTGGTGACGGCTCCGACCTCTACTACCTCGACGACGCCGGCGACAGCGTCAGCGAAAGCAACGCCAACCCCGCCACCGGCGGCACCGACCAGGTCCTCAGCTACCTCGCCAGCACCACCCTCGGCGCCCACGTCGAGAACGGCCGCATCCTCACCACCGGCGCCGCCAACCTCGCCGGCAACGCCCTCGACAACCTCCTCGACGCCGGCACCGGCGCCAACCTCCTCGACGGCGCTGGCGGCAACGATACCGTCAGCTACCTCTATGGCGCCAGCAGCGGCGTCAGCGTCAGCCTCGCCATTGCCGGCGCGCAGGCCACCGGCGGTTCCGGCAGCGACACCGTCACCGGCATCGAGAACCTCAGCGGCTCCACCTACGACGACACCCTCACCGGCGACGCCAACGCCAACCGCCTCACTGGCGCCCAGGGCAACGACTTCCTCAATGGCGGCGCCGGCAACGACAGCCTCGACGGCGGTGCCGGCAACGACACCCTCTGGGGCGGTACCGGCGCCGACAGCCTGAGCGGCGGCGACGGCGCCGACCTCTACTACGTCGACCACGCCGGCGACAGCGTCAGCGAAAGCAACGCCAATCCCGCCACCGGCGGCATCGACCAGGTCTTCAGCTACCTCGCCGCCTACACCCTCGGCGCCAACGTCGAGAACGGCCGCATCCTCGCTACGGGTGCAGCGAGCCTGGGCGGCAACGCCCTCGCCAACCTCCTCTACGCCGGAGCCGGCGCCAACGTCCTCGACGGCGGCAGTGGCAACGACACCGCCAGCTACCTCTATGGCGCCAGCAGCGGCGTCAGCGTCAGCCTCGCCGTTGCCGGGGCGCAGACCACCGGCGGCTCCGGCAGCGACACCCTCACCGGCATCGAGAACCTCGTCGGCTCGGCCTACTCCGACACCCTCAGCGGCGACGGCGGCGCCAACCTCCTCAGCGGCGGCAACGGCAACGACACCCTCAGCGGCGGCCTCGGCGCGGACACCTTCCGCTTCGACATGCTGCCGAACGCCGCGACCAACCGCGACACGATCAGCGACTTCAACGTCCTCGACGACACGATCGAACTCGAGAACGCGATCTTCACCGCGCTGCTGAGCCCCGGCACCCTCGCCGCCGGCTCGTTCCGCTCCGGCGCCGGCCTCACCACCGCCGCCGATGCCGACGACTACCTCATCTACGACAGCACCAGCGGCGCGCTCTACTACGACGCGAATGGCAACGCCGGCGCCGGCCCGGTGCAGATCGCCACGCTCGCCAGTGGCCTCGCCCTGAGCCACCTCGACTTCCTCGTCACCTGA